One window of Deltaproteobacteria bacterium genomic DNA carries:
- the pgeF gene encoding peptidoglycan editing factor PgeF, whose translation MEKDFIKVENQGSLYFKPSLAEKYNVLCFFFSRLGGLSKEPFSSFNFSFQVGDDLEAVKKNFAKLKEVTKAYKIITLNQIHSDKVFIYNGGEYKEREGDAIITAQKKVFIGVKTADCLPIMLLDKKNNVAAAIHAGRRGTVKNVLGETISALYRKFNTKPEDILVFTGPYICENCYEVNEKIAKGFPLKCFSERNNKFYASLLKANIFLAKSSGVLKSNIYSLNLCTKENKMFFSYRRDGKTGRMISGIMLN comes from the coding sequence ATGGAAAAAGATTTCATTAAGGTAGAAAATCAAGGTAGCCTTTATTTTAAGCCCAGCTTAGCAGAAAAGTATAATGTATTATGTTTTTTCTTTTCACGCTTGGGTGGTTTAAGCAAAGAACCATTTTCTTCCTTTAATTTTAGTTTTCAGGTTGGAGACGACCTTGAAGCTGTAAAGAAAAATTTTGCCAAGTTAAAGGAAGTTACAAAAGCTTATAAAATTATTACTCTTAATCAGATTCATTCGGATAAAGTATTTATCTATAATGGTGGCGAATATAAAGAAAGAGAAGGAGATGCCATTATAACTGCGCAAAAAAAGGTGTTTATTGGGGTAAAAACGGCGGATTGCTTACCCATAATGCTTTTAGACAAGAAAAATAATGTTGCTGCTGCTATTCATGCCGGGCGGAGAGGAACTGTTAAAAATGTATTGGGTGAGACAATTTCTGCTCTTTATCGAAAGTTTAACACCAAGCCAGAAGATATTCTGGTATTTACAGGCCCTTATATTTGTGAAAATTGTTATGAGGTAAATGAAAAGATTGCTAAAGGGTTTCCTTTAAAATGTTTTAGTGAGAGAAACAACAAATTTTACGCTTCTTTATTAAAGGCGAATATATTCCTTGCAAAAAGTAGTGGTGTTTTAAAGTCAAATATATATTCCTTAAATTTATGCACAAAAGAAAACAAAATGTTTTTTTCCTACAGAAGGGACGGAAAAACGGGAAGAATGATATCTGGTATTATGCTTAACTGA